In Lolium rigidum isolate FL_2022 chromosome 7, APGP_CSIRO_Lrig_0.1, whole genome shotgun sequence, the DNA window GACACCTTGGGCAGCTTGTTGTACATGGAGCTCACCGTGTAAACTCCTGATGGGTTGAGACCCCAAGTAATATTGTCCTGCCCTTGGCAAAGAGTTGTGTTCTCAAGGATCAGCTGAAGTTGCCTCCATTCCTCCGAGGCTAGTTGGTTAAATGTTCTGCGGAAACGGATGCCCATATCCGTGTTACAGGCCGACGCAACCGAGATAGTAGGGCGATCGCAAATGCTAAACAGATTCATGAACTGGTCTCTAAGGGGTCTTGGACCTGCCCAAGAGTCAAACTAGAACTGTGTGTGCATACCATCACGAACCTGGTGTCTAGCTCCTAATTTTGAAGAAGTCTTTGATTTTATGTAAGGATTTCCAGAACGGCGAACCCCCTGGCTCGTGCCTAAAAAGATGTCCCTGGCTTCAACATATTTGGCGGAGATGATTTGCACCCAAAGCGAATTGTCTCCTTGGTACAATTTCCAGATCCACTTCAACATAAGTGCAATGTTCATTTTCTTGGAGTTGATAATACCCAGCCCGCCAGATTCCTTGGGTCTACAAACAGCCGGCCAATTTACTAGGTGATATTTGCGTTCGTCCCGGCTCCTTCCCAAAAAAATCGGGCGACTTGTATTATATGGATCAAAATATGTCGTATGTGTCTGATGCTGTTGCGCATCATTCAGCAGGGGAAGAATTGCTTCTACATCACCACATGCTAGGACATATGTCTTTAATCACTCTTGGCCAGTTGTATCCGGATCTGCATAGCAGAGTGGATAAAGGGAGTCTAGTATGTGATGCATGTCAATATGGGAAACTTACTCGTAGTACTTATGTATCATCTGATAATGGAAGTTCTGTACCACTTCAAGTCATCCACTCTGATGTTTGGGGACCAAGTGGAGTTTGGTCCCTTAATAGATATAGTTAATTTGTCACTTTTATTGATTTTTGCATTAGAACCACCGTGGGTCTATGTTTTGAGAAACAAGAATGATGTATTTGAATGCTTTAGGGTTTTCCATAACTTAATTATGACTAGGTATGATTCTTAGGTAAAAATATTTAGAACAAATAATGGTATAGAATATGTTAACAAACAGTTTGATGAATATTTGTCAAGCTTTGGTATTATCCATCAAACTAGCTGTCCTAGTACTTCTAAGAAAAATGGCTTGGCTGAGAGAAAGAACATGCATTTACTAGATATCACCAGATATTTAATGATAGCAATGAATGTTCCTAAATACTTATGGCGTGAGGCGGTGTTTGATGGCTGCAAGTACACAAatcagttgtagctagtttcgaaatgagagtatcgaaccacgatgaGCTACCAGTAGTGATCTTAATGCCCCTTGTTGATATTTATCTAAAATCACTTAAAAATGTCTCAAATATCAAGCAAAGTTTTATTTTTAAAGTGTTTTGTAGGATGTTGTGTAGAGTAAATAACTGAAATAGGAAAATATAAATGCGACTAAAGATTACGTTTGaactatattaatattaaaatgtTCTCGGGGGTTGTCGGTTCCACCGCTAGTATTAACTAAGAACACAAACTAGATAATTCATATCTTGGCCCTCGTTGTATGTGGGAAAGGCTTGAAGTTGGAATATAAATCTCATAACACATCCCTGGATAACCACCGCAATGACCTTCGGCAAGCCACCTATTGGTCCATCACAATTAAGGGATTACCCCGTGGTTATTTGTTGAGTGTTGCGAGTCCCTACGTATCTCCTCCTTCGGTGCAATAATGCACCGCACACGGTATGTCACTTTCCGCCGTATACACTATCGCACTTCCGAAGGTAATTCCCTCTTGTGACCCTTAGGCAAATGTTACATGGTCGACTTCATGCAACAACACAAGAGAAAACTAACATACAAACATAGTGCAAAGCTATAAATCATCTTCATTCATATTGTAATACTACTAGGGTTTCCCATCTCCACCAAGAATggagtggactactcacacatggagacaatcaagaacatcatcataatcttgcgAATGGAATATGAATAACGGTGTGAATTCAAGTACAAACCCACAATGACAATGGAGATTACAATCTAGGGAGATGGATGGGATGGAGATGGTGGTTTCattgtggatgatgatgaaggcgatgatgccttgtcctccaatGATCCGGGTAGCAGCTTGGATGaagccccttcttgttcttccttgaGATCTCTTCTGGGACGGTGTTCTGGTGTTTTTTGGTCGCGTATGTGCCTTGATCTCAGTTCCGTCTACGGGAGGCGAgagtatttgacgaggcggtcGTCCTGGCAGGCcatacgggcggacggtacgggcgggcCTTCCCCGTACCGACGTCCGCTAAACCTTCTGGAACTCGTCTTCGCATCCTCCTTTCGTCCAGGTGCATAATTAAGTGTTTAAATGATTTTTATCACGTCAAAATACCATAAAATGGcagtttttattgatatttcatcattgccTTATTATTTTAAGATTttgtgtagacaagcataaaaggacgCGGTAGCGCGgtaaaatacaaaaatcctataACTACTCAATTATAACTTAATAAAATAATGGtataaaaacatgctaaaaatgcactcaccaacttccccaagctagaTTCTTGCTCGTCCCCGAGAAAGATAGAAGGGGCATATTGGGATTGATAGGCATTTCATCAAGAAAAATTGGATGAAGGAGCTCTTCATATTAGCTTTGTCAAGTGAGGAGACCAACTAGGAGACCAACTAGCTGATGTGTTAACTAAGGGTGTTAATGTTGTATCTTTTGTTAAATTGTGTGACAAGATGGGCTATTAGATATATTTGCCCTATCTTGAGGGGGAGTTCTTGAGTCTCGTAGGTAAATATGAGTTTGTAGAGGGACTAGACTGCAACTTTATCTTATATAtacagaaagaaagaaatgagaaGAAGTGTGTGGAAGGTCTTAGACAACGAAACTATCTCCTCTCTCCCCCATGAACCCTAGCAGATGAGTAATGTGAGCGCTTGATTCAACAGGAACACATGAATTTGTTTGCAAAATTGTGCTGGTATAGGGTGGAATCGCCGCGTTCCCTTTTGTTCCTTGAACATCTTATCTGAAAGGCTAGTCAATCTTCTGAAGTGCATGCCCTCCTGTATTTCAGACTGTTGGATTGGATGAATGCAGATTTTGAAACGGGTTCAGAGATCTGGTAAGAATAGGTGTACATATATAAGAAAAAAAAGAATGGAAGTACTTGCATGATGTAGTGAGATATATACAGGAAAATTGCAGATGAGGCAGAAATCTGGACGATTTCTGTGATAACTGTGAGTTTGTTCAGAGGCATTTTCAGTTTGAAGTCGCCCAGGATTAGCTGTGAGCTGCTATATTTTGATCATGTTGGTGAAAGTGGCTGGTCTCACCCAGGCAGCCTACTGTGTTGCATCTCCAGTCCGTAAGAAAATTTTGTAACAAACTGTCCGTATGCCTAGCATTACTCGTCTGGGTGTAGCCACCGCGGCGCTACCTCGTCCGTGGCACATGAACAATACATGCAATCTATAGCATCGTATCGGCCCTGGAGGGCAGCCTCTTGAAGAAGTTGCTGGCCGCCGACGGCATCCGGCTCCGGAACCGCGGGTGTCGCAGCACGTACAACCCGGCGACGAGCACGACGACCCGGAACGGCGTGACGTACAGCGCCACGGCGGCGACGAGGCAGAACGCGGTGAACAGCGCCGTGGCCCTTGGGTCCCTCCACGCGAGCAGCGACCGCACCCGCTCTCCCTGCGTCGCCACGTCCCCGACCACCGTCTGGATCCGCCCGGCCACGCTCCGCAGCCGATCGTACCGCAGCCGCACCACGTCGTTCGGCTTCGACGTCGGGAACGTGTCCAGCTCCTCATCTATCTCGTCCGGGTGGGTGGCCTCCGCGCAGGAGAGCCTCGCGTCCATGTTCGCCGGGCGGCGGGGCCGGCGCCGGTAGTTCCAAACTCCAATTAAAGACATGTACAGGAACATGGTCGGCAGAATGAGCTCCGGGAAGCACATGAGGGTGATGAAGAGCAGGTGAACAAGAACGGTCGTCGCCGGTTTCCTCCAGTGGCACACGTCCACGAGCCACCGCACCGTGCTGGCGGCGCCGGACAGCAGCGCCGTGACCCGAAAGAAGTTAGCCTTGCTCCGCCGCAGGCTCCACGCCTGCGAGTCCGCGTCGAGCATGTACTCCACAACCTCCCGGCGCAGCGGCGGCTCGGCccggccgagccgcgccgccgcgaTGCTCATCGCCTGCCGCCGGAGCGCGTCGAGCTGCGGGATGGTGAACGGCTGGAGGTAATGCATCTTGGGGAGGAGGGGCTGTCCGTACAAAAACACGACGCTGGACAGAGAGACGGAGGTGAGGCGCACGGCGAGGCAGAGCTCGCCGTTCTTGCGCACGCCGGACGGGTGCAGCACGACGAGGGGGTGCGCGTTGGTGTACACCTTGTCCATTTCCAGCGTCGAGAGGCGAATCCTCACCTTGCCCATCCTCTGGTCTCTGACGGTACTGCTGCCGGCGGCAGCGGTGCCGGCGTTGCCGAGTTGGCAGTTATCGAACATGGCGAGCGTGAGCACTGTGCACGGGTCGTAAACCTCCCACGTGTACTGCTCGTTCCACCGCGGGCTGCACGAGTCGACGGCGGTGCGCGTGCGCACCCACTTCTGCCCGTACTTGGCGACGCAGTACGCGTCGGTGGTGCCCCGGCCGTCGATGGTCTTCATGGGCGTGAGGCCCTGCGCGCCTAGGACGCCGACCTcgagcacgccgacgggagggcgCCAGAGCTGCCGCGCCGTGGGGCGCGTGTCGCTCACGTACATGGTCGGCTCGTCCATGACGTGGTACGCGCCTTCGAGGCACGCCCGGAGATGCACGCGGCCGGCGAACCTGGCATCCTGTTGCCGCAGCGGGTGCCCGAACGGCTCCAGGCTGAACCACTGCGAGTGGATCGCCCGGCGGTCGAGGCGCTTCTCGAATATAGTGAGCGGCAGCACGGCGCGCCCGACGATCTCGTCCTTGCCAGGATGCGCACGGGCCTCGACGATGAGCACCGCCGGATCCTCGAACGGCTCGGCCACGACGAAGACCAGCTCCTCGTTCCACGCCAGGCTTGCCGGGTTCCTCATGGCGCACGGCTTGGTCCGGAGCATCATGCCGCCGACCTGAACCTTAGCGAAGACCTCGACGTGCTGCTGCCGGACCTTGTCGCCTACGAAGAGGCCGCCCACCACGACGTCCTGAGCCTCAAGCACGTTTATCCGGAGGTACCACAGCTTCGGCGTCACGTACACCTTGGACCGCGCGCTCTGCAAAGCGGCCGCTACTCCATCGACGCCGCCGCGCACCGACGCCGCGTCGGCGTGCCACGCGTCCGCGAACGCCTCGTCGGCCTGCGTGCCGACCCACACCGCGAGCATGACCTCGCTCTGCAGCaccatcccgccgccgattccgcCGTGGCGTGCGGTCTCGAGGCGGTACCACTGCGGCGCGAGCGGGCTGTCGGGCGGCACACGCACCGGCACCTCGGCGATGTCGAACATGACCCGGCCGACGCAGTCGTCGCGCGCCACGGCGTTTCTGTCCCTGACGAACACCTCGAGCGCCGTGGCCTGGACGCGCTCCCTGGAGAAGGCGAACACCTGGTTCCACTCCGGGCTCGTCTTCCCCTCGTGGTGCCGCGTCGTGCCGCGGTAGTTGCCGAGGCGCACCTCGACGTAGGGGCTGCACCCGCCGGTGATCGCGCCAACGGGGATCCCGCGCGCCTTGACGACCCGCACGTATAGGTAATGCATCCGCTCCACGAGATCGTAGGCACTCGCCAGCGGCCTGTCGCTGGAGGCAAGGCCCATCCAACCGGCTCCGCCGCCACGCGCACGCGTGCTACTTCCCCCACCGCCGCCCGCCGGCCACTGCTCCCTCACCTGTGGCTGTGGCTGTGGCTGTGGCATTGCACCCTTGGCCTTGTATTCCTCCGCTCTCGCCTGTGGCGCCTGCGCGTGGAACACATACGGGTACGCCATGACCGGCGACCCTCACCGTGTTCTCCGGTACACGGCCTTCGCTGTCGGTTCGGCGGTCGACTTCCCCTGCCGTCACGGGCAAGGGAAGGCATACAGAggtggcatcatcggaactagtaCGACTGGAGTAGTGCTAAGCAAAGGAATGTGCAAGCTTACGATTCGACACTGCTACGAAGCACATCggaatccgatcaagaccaacgagtTGTCGTCTAATCTAAAGAGGAAGTTGGTGAGATTGTGTGACTGTCAGTTTCCCCGGATACGGAGCCGGAGAGGATAAAGATGAGATCAGGCATGTGAGTCGGAACAGTCGTGTTGCTGAAGACCCCTGAGATTGTGGTTTCTCAGGAAGCTGCAGCCCAGTGCCTGCTGCTTTACCGTATCCTGGATTAGCTGAACTGGAAGTACGTTCCTTCAGCTTATTAATTTTCAGTCGACAGTGTAGTGGTGCACATGATGTCATTCAGAGTAAATATATATTGTACTTTTAGCACCAGTGTAACACATGAAGATGTTTGTACCGAGTTGAACTTGTGCAACACATGTGCTTACGTTTTACTCCCTCCGTACAATAATGTAAGACGTTTTATATTTGTTTGGTTCACTCACTTTTGTttgtatctagtttacttttagtacATATGTACACTTCTTTTAGTATGTATTTAGTCTATTTTAAAGTATCTAAAACATTTTATATTTgtgcacggagggagtatatctgtAATAGAAAAATGTGCTTAGGTCTAAGTGTCATTATCTTCTACTGCGTTCCGTATTCAGTAATGGCCGTAATAACATATCAAAACTTAATTATAGTTCTCTAATATCATACATACATATGTAGACAGAAATTTTGTTCAGTTAACCAGAATTGTTTTATCAGCCTTGTCCATATGGGAATGATGAAACAAATAACAAAGTGTGTGCTTGCTTGTAAAGCAAAAGCAACTAGGGGGCTTTGGAGCCTGGTTTTGCTTTAACCAAAGAAGCTCCTTTTAGTATTCTAGGTAACTCCTTGGAGCTTTATTCTCCTAGCTGGCATGTAGTAGTATATTGACCAAGTCGCAATGAAATATGGATAATCTTGGATCACTTTGTGTTATCGTTTTTAGGCAAAGGTGTAGTTACTCTCCCATGTTACTAAGTTAAGATAGATATGAGACTCGAAGTGTTACGCACACCATTGCGCCCCAGGAGAGTTGTTACTTTTGATCACTTGTATCAGCCAAATCAGGGATAAATTTACTGTCAAGTAGCACTCATTAATTTACTTAACTAGTCGTGATTTCGGATTCCTTCAGGCGATCTAGAAGCTGGCCCTTTGCACTTTGTCAGTCCCTTGATTCAATGATTCATTTGCTTTCTCCCTTTGCTTGTTGTTATGAGTTAAGTAATACTTTCTTTACCAAAGGTTGCATGTCCCTATTTGTTAAGAAAGAAATATCCCACACATCTCTTTACTTATGGAGCAAATCATAAGGCCAAGCCCAACACATTATTACtattgttgtgccaagaaaaAATAGAACATCTTGTTGTGCCAAATGAGCGACCAGATATGGTCTACAAGACTACAACGTGAATCAGAAGTAAACAAATCTTGTATACTACAGTACTAAATATTGGATGGTAAGCACAACTCTTTTATTGGGTTTTCCTGGTTGTTATCGTTACTGAAATACTAGCATATTTCAAAGTGTATATTCCAACTGGAAAATTAAAAGCGTGCTCGGCAAACAAGTGTTAACTTGTTGTCAGTAGTTGGATGCAGGCATGAAAGCAGACAGGTTTTGTTCCAAAGTAACTACAGTTCCTCAAATCCCGTGAACGCCATGCAGGACACATGATACTCCGTCGGGTTTCATCGCCAATGTCACAGAGAATGATTCTTTTCTTTCGTTTTAACTAGCAGAAAGATTTGGAAACAGATAACAGAACATGTATATAGCTGAACATGCAAATATCCGCAAGGAATGTCATACCAGGATTTGCATTCCTGCTATGGCTAAATAACAGGCTTGCAGGAGTGCATACAACTTTGGCGGAAGTTCAGAAACTATGATCAAGCACTAATATCCTACATACACCTTCTGCTACCACTCCGGTACTAGCACCAAGTTAAATCAATGCTTATGCAAGTATCCATATACTAGAACCAGGTGCCAAAACTATGGTCAAGTACCAATATCATTCATCTGTAACCTTTCTCATACTAGCACTAAGTACAATTATGCAAGTATCCATAAGTAACACTAGGTACTCTTCATAAGAATTCAGATCATGTACTAGCACCAGGTGCCAAAACTATGGTCAAGTACTAATATCCTTCATCCGCAACATTTCTCATACTAGCACCACGTACGATTAAGCAAGTATCCATAAGTAACACCAGGTACTTTTCATAAGAATTCAGATCATATATTAACAACAGGTGCCAATACAATATTCCTTCTATCATTCATGTACTTGCAAACTCACGGTCAAGGCTCCagtagctcaaaacaaaacaaaccaaAAAAGGTTTGAAGACAGAGTGTTTTTACTTTTTACATCTTGCACAGTacaaaagaaaaataatagtTGCAAACAAAGTAATAACAATACATAATACAGTAGTGGTTTATGGTACTATTACAGCACAAAGCAAGGATTTGTTCGGCTGCATTACGATAAGTATACATAGTTCTACTGCAGTAGCATGAACCTGACACTAGCAGCTGTTAATCCTAGGCCCTCAAGCAGAGAACCAACAAGCCCCATAATTCCAGGTCCTCAAGCAGAGAACCAACAAGCCCCATAATCCCAGGTCCTCAAGCAGAGAACCATGAATCCCCATCTTATCAAAACATGCTACGTAAGTCTCGGGTTGAAGGGATGACAGAAGAAGAGCAGGATTGGCTGGTCACGATAGCGGCTAAGAAAGCAGCAGAAAAGAGAGGGTGGAGGACAAGTCTGAGATGGACCTTCCCACAGTGAAGCAGAGTACTCAACTCATCGCATGGACATGAGAGTGCGCCTCTGGTTGGCCCTCTTGGAAGGCTGAGCAGCCTTCGGAGTttgcttcaagttcttcttcaccatcttctCAATTTGCTCTATTGAGCTGGACAGTTTCTTCTCCATGAGATCAGCGAGTGCTGGGTCAATGGGTTTGGTTGGAGTCTTCAGTGAGCTCTTGGATGGCGAAGAATAGACCTTGAAGCTCTGCTCGCCCAGGCTAGTTGAGCTGGAACCAGAGGCAATAGCCAGGGAGTCCTGAGCTTCGGTACAATGAGGAATGTCCTGCTCAGCTGGTACTGTAGTACTCAAGTTCGCAGGTGGCGGAGATTGCTCAGGCACATCACTTTGCTGCCGAGCTGCAGCAATCCTTAAGCGGCTTCTCTCAATAGCCTGAAAGTCAATAGTCAGAACATCAGCAAGTAGAAAGAAAGAACATGCACTGTAATGCATAGCTGGTACCTAATACTACCTGCTGTCAAAACAAGCATTTAAATGACTTATTAAATTAACAGAAAATTGAATAAAATAACAAATATGCAGCCAAAGCAGGAATAGCGGAGGTAGGCATA includes these proteins:
- the LOC124677009 gene encoding FT-interacting protein 1-like, with protein sequence MAYPYVFHAQAPQARAEEYKAKGAMPQPQPQPQVREQWPAGGGGGSSTRARGGGAGWMGLASSDRPLASAYDLVERMHYLYVRVVKARGIPVGAITGGCSPYVEVRLGNYRGTTRHHEGKTSPEWNQVFAFSRERVQATALEVFVRDRNAVARDDCVGRVMFDIAEVPVRVPPDSPLAPQWYRLETARHGGIGGGMVLQSEVMLAVWVGTQADEAFADAWHADAASVRGGVDGVAAALQSARSKVYVTPKLWYLRINVLEAQDVVVGGLFVGDKVRQQHVEVFAKVQVGGMMLRTKPCAMRNPASLAWNEELVFVVAEPFEDPAVLIVEARAHPGKDEIVGRAVLPLTIFEKRLDRRAIHSQWFSLEPFGHPLRQQDARFAGRVHLRACLEGAYHVMDEPTMYVSDTRPTARQLWRPPVGVLEVGVLGAQGLTPMKTIDGRGTTDAYCVAKYGQKWVRTRTAVDSCSPRWNEQYTWEVYDPCTVLTLAMFDNCQLGNAGTAAAGSSTVRDQRMGKVRIRLSTLEMDKVYTNAHPLVVLHPSGVRKNGELCLAVRLTSVSLSSVVFLYGQPLLPKMHYLQPFTIPQLDALRRQAMSIAAARLGRAEPPLRREVVEYMLDADSQAWSLRRSKANFFRVTALLSGAASTVRWLVDVCHWRKPATTVLVHLLFITLMCFPELILPTMFLYMSLIGVWNYRRRPRRPANMDARLSCAEATHPDEIDEELDTFPTSKPNDVVRLRYDRLRSVAGRIQTVVGDVATQGERVRSLLAWRDPRATALFTAFCLVAAVALYVTPFRVVVLVAGLYVLRHPRFRSRMPSAASNFFKRLPSRADTML
- the LOC124679022 gene encoding protein POLYCHOME-like; protein product: MPEHREIKRTGLTDLSGGGFFIRRVASPGALAGRRVGKPLSRRFPSPSSNKENVPPVWAVKDTPARRRSPLPDWYPRTPLRDITAIAKAIERSRLRIAAARQQSDVPEQSPPPANLSTTVPAEQDIPHCTEAQDSLAIASGSSSTSLGEQSFKVYSSPSKSSLKTPTKPIDPALADLMEKKLSSSIEQIEKMVKKNLKQTPKAAQPSKRANQRRTLMSMR